The following DNA comes from Anaerosoma tenue.
TAACAAGCGCATCCAGCCGGCGGCGTGAGGTAATCTTGTGAAGTGAGGCGCACGGCCGCGGCTGATGCGCAAATGCGTTAGGTGGAGAGCCGGCAAGGCTTCACTCGCGCTGGTTGTTGGTCATGCGTGCGGGGGCCCGGAATCTAGTAACCGACTGCCTGTACGCCGTACTCCGCCTCAGCCTGGGTGAATCCCTCGAAGATCAGCTGATCGATCAGTCCCTGGCGTGAGAAGGACGACATGTCCAGGTAGTCCTGCGCTTTCTGTGCCGCCTGCGCATCCCAGTCAGGGGCGATGTGGTCCACAGCGAATGTCGCGTCCTCGGTACTGAAGCCTTCGAACACCAGCTGGTCTATGAGCCCTTGGCGCGAGAATGATGCGAAGTCGAGGTAGTCCTCGCCCTTGCCGATCGCCTGCTGCTGACCCATCGTAAGCTCCGGTTCTGCGGGCTCCTCGACGACAGGCTCGGACTCCGTAGGCTGCTCGACGGCCTTTGATTCTGCGGGCTCCTCGACAGTCTCACTCGCTGGAGCGGCGCTCTCTGATTCGTTCGATGAAGTCGCCACCTCACCACAGGCCACTAACAGCATCAGCATCGCGATCGCTGACAGGATTATCAGCGCCTTCTTCATCGTGTCCCCCCTCGTCATCGGAGCCACTACTACGCGCATCCCGAAGCTTATTATAGTCAAGTAGGGGCGTCGGTTGCTCCCACCTAACCAGCGCTTCCACCCGACGCGCAGAAGCGGTGCGCTAGACTGAATCCGTACGGCGCGCGGGTGAAGCGCAAATGCGTTAGGTCGGCGCCGAAGGGGGGTGACGACTGTGGAATCACGCAGGAGGCCCATGTTCCTCGTCGCGGCAGTCGTCTGTTTCGGGATTGCCGTTCTCGCGCTCACCGGGGTGATACTTGCAGGCGATGTAGTGGGCCGCATCATCTTCGGTGCGGTGTGGATCGCTGTTGGGATTGTCTGGCTCGGCTCCTATTTCGGTGCGTTCTTCGGTCACCGAGGACCTCGGGGAAGCGGCGGCACGACCTAACCAGCGGATGGAGCAGACTCACGCCATGCCGCGGCTATGATGGCAAGGGAGCGGTTCGCAGCTCATCCGCTCCACGTTAGGTGGGCAGTGGCTGGAGGCTTGTGTGAGTAAGGTGCGTTGCAGCGATTGTCTCAACTACCCAGCCTGGCATCGGCAGCCCGGGTCCGACATGTGCATCTCAGTTGCCAGTGATCGATCGCTCGAATCGCGTCCCTGTGAGCCCAGGCTGCGCGGACGCCTTGGTCGTATCGCGCGATCTCGACAGGCGGCGGGTACCAGAGCGCAGGCACCTCGGCATGCAGACCAGCCAGACCAGTTTCTCGGCAAGCTTGTCGTTTGGATACTGGCGATCTTCGGAACGTTGCTCGTCGTGATCAAGATTCTGTCAGCTCTGTTCTGAAGTCTTGTCACCGGAGCCGCCTAACCAGCGCATCAACCTGGCGCGCACAGGCGCGCCGGCGCTTCGCGCGGTAAGCTGGTGGCGCGCAGGTTATGCGCAAACACGTTGGGCGCAACACACGATCTCGGGGAGGGGGGATCCTGGTGTTCCATCGGCGTGTCCTAGCCGTCGCTGTCTTGTTGGTCCTGTTCTGTGCGGCGTACGCACAGGCTTCCGACGGCTGTAGGACCCAGCCCTTCGATGACACGTCGCGCGTCGATGAGTATGCGGCCGACGAGAGCCTGCCGTTCCGGTTCCCCATGGACGAACTCTTCGCGGAGTCAAGCGAGTACCAGGCGCGCTTCCGCGAGTGGGCCGGTCCCACCGATGATCTGAAGTATCACGCTGCAGAAGACTACCACCAGCCAGCAGGCACTCCCGTGTACGCGA
Coding sequences within:
- a CDS encoding Ltp family lipoprotein; amino-acid sequence: MKKALIILSAIAMLMLLVACGEVATSSNESESAAPASETVEEPAESKAVEQPTESEPVVEEPAEPELTMGQQQAIGKGEDYLDFASFSRQGLIDQLVFEGFSTEDATFAVDHIAPDWDAQAAQKAQDYLDMSSFSRQGLIDQLIFEGFTQAEAEYGVQAVGY